Genomic DNA from Desulfuromonas versatilis:
GATCTTTGCTTGTCATTCCTGACCTGCTGGGTTAGAATCCCCCCCGCTTAAAAAATCACCAGGAGGAAAGCAATCGTGGATTCTGCGGCCGGCAGCGAGCAGGCGGACAACAATCCCCGGCTGGAAGCATTTATCCGCCAGCGGGTGCGGGAGGCGGGGGGGATCACCTTCGCCGAGTTCATGGGGCACTGCCTCTATCACCCCGAGCTCGGCTACTACACCTCGCCCCGCGAGCGAATCGGCAAACAGGGTGACTTTTTCACCTCGAGCAGCGTTCACGCCCTGTTCGGCCGGCTCATCGCCCGGCAACTGGTGCAGATGTGGGAGTTGCTCGGCAAGGGCGCTTTCACCATCGCCGAGCAGGGGGCGGGCGAGGGGCACCTGTGCCTGGACATCCTCGATGCCCTGGCTCAGGAGGCGCCCGAATTCTACCGCTGCCTGCGCTACTGCCTGGTGGAGATCGGTGCGAGCAGCCGTGAGCGGCAGCGCGCGCGCCTTGGCGCCCACCTGGAGCGGGTGCACTGGTGTAAACTGGACGAGCTGCAGGGGATGGAAGGGTGCGTTCTCTCCAACGAGCTGGTCGACGCCATGCCGGTGCACCTGATCGAGAAACAGGAGGGCGCCCTGCGCGAGGTCTTCGTGGTCGAACGCGACGGGGCTTTGAGCGAAGAGCTGCGCGAACCCTCATGCCCCGCCATCGAAGCGCACCTGCTGCGGCTGGGAACCGGCCCGGTGGAAGGCAACCGGGCCGAGGTCAACCTCGAGGCGGCGGACTGGATGCGCCAGGTGGCCGGGCTGCTCAAGCGCGGCTTCGTCGTCACCATCGACTACGGCTACCCCGCCGAGGAGCTCTACGCCCCTTTCCGCCGCAACGGCACCCTGATGTGTTACCACCGCCACACCACCAGCGAGGATCCCTATCAGCGCTTCGGCAGCCAGGACATCACCGCCCATGTCGACTTCACCGGGCTGCAAATGGCTGGCGCCGAGGGCGGGCTGGAAACCCTGTACTTCGGGGAGCAGTATCGCTTTCTCCTGGGGCTCGGGTTTCTCGAGTCCCTGATGGAGATGCAGGCCCGCGAGACCGATGAAAAGCGCGCCATGGCCCTGCGCATGACCTTGAAAAACCTCATCCTGCCCGATGGGGGCATGGGGTCGCTGTTCAAAGTGCTGGTCCAGGGCAAGGGGGTCGGCCGCCCCCGGCTGCTGTGCAGCAGGAACATAGCCGATATCCCGCTGCCCGCCGGCGGCATGTTCTGAGCACCCACACCGGAGCGGTTCCGGGGTATAATAGGTGCGTGACAGGTGCATCTTGCAAGGCCCCTTTGCGGGGTTATACTAAAACGTAACGAGCCAGGAGGAATGCATGAAAGAAAAAGTCCAGGAAGTTCTGAACATGGTCCGTCCCGCCCTGCAGGCCGACGGTGGCGATGTCGAGCTGGTCGACGTGAGCTCCGAAGGCGTGGTTTCGGTCAGGCTGACCGGCGCCTGCGGGTCGTGCCCCATGTCGACCATGACCCTCAAGATGGGGATCGAGAGAACCCTCAAGGAAAAAATTCCCGGCGTCAAAGAGGTGGTCCAGGTCTGAGTTGATGACTCTTTGCATGGAGGAGCCTTCCATGATCAAGGTAAAAACCTTCGGTGAGCCTTTGCAGCCCTTCAAGACCCACAAGGAACTCGATGAGCTCGATCAGCGGGTAAACCGCTTCATCCAGGAGAAGAACATTACCAAGGTCATTTCGGTCAGCGACACCACCACCAGCGACACCACCGGGGCGAGCATCGGCCTGGTCCGGGTGCTGGTTTACGAATCCTGACCCCTCCATACAGGAAATCTTGCGGAAAAGGAGCTCACACGGGCTCCTTTTCTGTTTAACCTGCCTGTTGGCATTAAACGGGTTACAAGGTTCGGAAAAAATGCTATGAAGAGAGCATTGTCCAAGCGGGCAGACCCGCGTTTTGACAGGAGGAGCGAAACACCGTGAACGGTTCCCATGACACCCATTCCAAGACCATCGGCTACATCCTCTGGATCTTCGGCTTTACCGGCGCGCACCGCTTCTATTACGGCAAACCGGTTTCGGGTACCATCTGGTTCTTCACCCTGGGGCTGCTCGGCATCGGCTGGCTGATCGACCTGTTCCTGATCCCGTCCATGGATCGCAAAGCCGACCTGCGCTTCACCCCCGGGCGACTCGACTATAACGTAACCTGGATCCTGCTCACCTTCCTTGGCCTGTTGGGCATCCACCGCATGTACATGGGCAAATGGCTCACCGGCATTCTCTACCTGGTCAGCGGCGGGCTGTTCGGTATCGGCTATATCTACGACTACTGGACCCTCAACGACCAACTGAGCCAGATCAACCGGGGAGGATGATGCCGGCACTGGATACCATGCTCCATTCGCAGTTGTTCAACCAGGTGCTGCTCTCCGCCGCGATTCTGGCGGGGGGAACCCTGGGCGGTTTTATCCTCTGCTACCTGATGGGCAGCTTCGCCGACCGCCGCCACATCAAGCGGCGGCGCACCCTCTACCTGCAGAAATTTGTCCGCTACAGCCTCGGCGTCGCCATCGTGCTGCTGATCTGCCTGGTCTGGGGGATCAATCTTTCGGCGGCCTGGGTGGTTCTCACCTCCCTGTTCGGCATCATCGGCATCGCCTTGTTCGCCCAGTGGAGCATTCTGAGCAACGTCACCTGCTGTTTCATCCTGTTTTTCTCCGCCCCCTTCAAAATCGACGACTTCGTCACCGTCAAGGACGGCGATAACAGCGTCACCGGCCAGGTCGCCGACATGACCCTGTTCTATGTCCGGCTGCTGACCGGGGAGGGCGAGCTGGTCAACATCCCCAACAACCTGATCGTGCAGAAGACGGTTTTCACCCATCGGCAGGGCACCACCGCCCAGCAGAACCCGGGCTGAGGGGCCCCAGGCCGCCGCCCGCCAGGTTTGATCATGCCCAGATACCTGTTTTCTTTTATCTCCCTGTTTGCCGCCGTGCTGGTGCTGATGCTCGGCAACGGACTGTTCGGTTCGTTTCTCAGCCTGCGTATGGTCGCCGAAGGGTTCTCCGAGCAGACCATCGGCCTGGTCATGGGCGGCTTTTACGTCGGCCTGGTCTCGGGTTCATTTTTCTGCCAGCGGCTGATCCAGCGGGTGGGCCACGTGCGGGCCTTCACCGTCTACGCGGCGATCAACACGGTAGCGGTGATGCTGCAGGCGCTGCACGTCGGCCCCTTCTGGTGGGGGGCGTTGCGGGTGGTCAGCGGCGTGGCCATGACCGGGATCTACATGGTTGTCGAGAGCTGGCTCAACGAATGCGCCAGCCCCCAGACCCGCGGCCGGGTCTTCTCTGTCTACATGGCGTTGACCTTCCTGGGGATGGGGGGCGGGCAGTTCCTGCTCAATTTCAGCGATATCCGCGGCCAGGACCTGTTTCTGATCGTGGCGGTGCTCTTCACCCTCTGCCTGGTGCCGGTAGCCGGAACCAGGACCGTGCACCCCGAGCTGCCCGAATCGGCCCATTTCAACCTGGGCAAGCTGTTCCGACTGGCGCCCCTGGGGATGCTCGGCTGCCTGAGCGCCGGCCTGGCCAATGGCTCCTTCTACACCCTCGGCCCGGTGTTCAGTCACCAGATGGGCTTTCCGGTTTCCGGGGTCGCCTGGTACATGGGGATCACCATCCTCAGCGGCCTGCTGCTGCAGTGGCCGGTGGGCGGACTCTCCGACCGCTTCAACCGCCGGTTGGTGCTGGGGGGGCTGAGCCTGATGGTCTGCCTGATCAGCCTCGCCATCGTCGCCGCGGGGGAGAGTTCCCTGCCGCTGCTGCTGGGCTTGACCGCGGCCTACGGCGGGATCGCCTTCACCATCTACCCGGTTTCGGTGGCCCTGGCCCACGACGGGCTCGAGCGAGGCGACATCGTACCGGTCAGCGCCGCCCTGATCCTCTCCTTCGGGGTCGGAGCCGGAATCGGCCCGGTGGCCGCCTCCTCGCTGATGGCCGCCTTCGGCCCCATCGGCATGTACCTGTTCATCGCCGGCTGCAGCGGCCTGTTCGGTGCCGGTGCGCTTCTCTACCGCCCCCGCCGGCCGACCCCGTTCGAAGAGCAGGTTCCCTATGTTCCCGTCCCCCGCACCTCCCCGGTGATAACCGCCCTCGACCCGCGGGTGGAACCCGCCGAAGAGGACGATTTGACCCAGAAGGCCTAGGTCCTGAGCTGGGCCTGGCATGATTCTGGCTATTGTCGGCAGGCATGGGCCGTTGGGGGATGCCAGGCAAGGAGGAGGGAGAATGACGCGGAAGACTCTCGGGCTGCTGCTGGCGCTCGGGCTTTTCGGCGCGCCCCCGTGCGACGCGGAAAAACTCTACCGTTACCGGGATCCGGCGGGGACCCTGAGCTTCAGCGACCGGCCGCCGGCCGGCAGCGTCCCTTACGCCGTGGAGCAGGTCCGGGTGAGCCAGCCGCCGCCGCGGGTGACGGTGGAGAACCGCGGCAGCCGCACCCAGCCGCTGCTCTACGCGGTCAACGAATACCGCGGCCCGGTGGAACTGGAGCTGGCCTTCGAGTCAAGCGAGAACCTGGCCAGCGACCCGCCCCTGCCGCTGAGGGTGGTGCTTCCCGCGGGTGGCGAAACCCGGCTCGCCGCTTTTCGCCCCCTGCGCTCCGACCGCTCCTGGTCGTACCGTTACCGGTACCGCTACGTGGTCGGCGACCCTGGCGCCCGCCATGCCCCTCCCGGGCCCTACCGGCTGCCGTTTTCCGCCGACGCCAGTTTCCGGGTTTCCCAGGGATTCCGGGGGGACTTCAGCCATACCCAGCCCCACAGTGAATACGCCGTCGACATCGCCATGCCCGAGGGGACGCCGGTGCTGGCCGCCCGTGGCGGGGTGGTGATGGAGATGGCCAACGATTATTTCTCCGGCGGCATCGACCAGCCCGCCTTCGCCGAGCGGGCCAACTACATCCGCATCCTGCACGATGAC
This window encodes:
- a CDS encoding class I SAM-dependent methyltransferase, whose translation is MDSAAGSEQADNNPRLEAFIRQRVREAGGITFAEFMGHCLYHPELGYYTSPRERIGKQGDFFTSSSVHALFGRLIARQLVQMWELLGKGAFTIAEQGAGEGHLCLDILDALAQEAPEFYRCLRYCLVEIGASSRERQRARLGAHLERVHWCKLDELQGMEGCVLSNELVDAMPVHLIEKQEGALREVFVVERDGALSEELREPSCPAIEAHLLRLGTGPVEGNRAEVNLEAADWMRQVAGLLKRGFVVTIDYGYPAEELYAPFRRNGTLMCYHRHTTSEDPYQRFGSQDITAHVDFTGLQMAGAEGGLETLYFGEQYRFLLGLGFLESLMEMQARETDEKRAMALRMTLKNLILPDGGMGSLFKVLVQGKGVGRPRLLCSRNIADIPLPAGGMF
- a CDS encoding NifU family protein — encoded protein: MKEKVQEVLNMVRPALQADGGDVELVDVSSEGVVSVRLTGACGSCPMSTMTLKMGIERTLKEKIPGVKEVVQV
- a CDS encoding NINE protein, translated to MNGSHDTHSKTIGYILWIFGFTGAHRFYYGKPVSGTIWFFTLGLLGIGWLIDLFLIPSMDRKADLRFTPGRLDYNVTWILLTFLGLLGIHRMYMGKWLTGILYLVSGGLFGIGYIYDYWTLNDQLSQINRGG
- a CDS encoding mechanosensitive ion channel family protein; the encoded protein is MMPALDTMLHSQLFNQVLLSAAILAGGTLGGFILCYLMGSFADRRHIKRRRTLYLQKFVRYSLGVAIVLLICLVWGINLSAAWVVLTSLFGIIGIALFAQWSILSNVTCCFILFFSAPFKIDDFVTVKDGDNSVTGQVADMTLFYVRLLTGEGELVNIPNNLIVQKTVFTHRQGTTAQQNPG
- a CDS encoding MFS transporter codes for the protein MPRYLFSFISLFAAVLVLMLGNGLFGSFLSLRMVAEGFSEQTIGLVMGGFYVGLVSGSFFCQRLIQRVGHVRAFTVYAAINTVAVMLQALHVGPFWWGALRVVSGVAMTGIYMVVESWLNECASPQTRGRVFSVYMALTFLGMGGGQFLLNFSDIRGQDLFLIVAVLFTLCLVPVAGTRTVHPELPESAHFNLGKLFRLAPLGMLGCLSAGLANGSFYTLGPVFSHQMGFPVSGVAWYMGITILSGLLLQWPVGGLSDRFNRRLVLGGLSLMVCLISLAIVAAGESSLPLLLGLTAAYGGIAFTIYPVSVALAHDGLERGDIVPVSAALILSFGVGAGIGPVAASSLMAAFGPIGMYLFIAGCSGLFGAGALLYRPRRPTPFEEQVPYVPVPRTSPVITALDPRVEPAEEDDLTQKA
- a CDS encoding peptidoglycan DD-metalloendopeptidase family protein yields the protein MTRKTLGLLLALGLFGAPPCDAEKLYRYRDPAGTLSFSDRPPAGSVPYAVEQVRVSQPPPRVTVENRGSRTQPLLYAVNEYRGPVELELAFESSENLASDPPLPLRVVLPAGGETRLAAFRPLRSDRSWSYRYRYRYVVGDPGARHAPPGPYRLPFSADASFRVSQGFRGDFSHTQPHSEYAVDIAMPEGTPVLAARGGVVMEMANDYFSGGIDQPAFAERANYIRILHDDGTMGVYAHLQLESAQVGVGSRVSAGQLLAHSGNTGFSSGPHLHFVIERNRGLEIISVPFAFAGPDGEELEPRQGQVLGAR